The following coding sequences lie in one Chelmon rostratus isolate fCheRos1 chromosome 2, fCheRos1.pri, whole genome shotgun sequence genomic window:
- the cldn19 gene encoding claudin-19 yields MANSGLQLLGYFLALGGWIGIISTTALPQWKQSSYAGDAIITAVGLYEGLWMSCASQSTGQVQCKIFDSMLSLDIHIQTCRALMVVSVLLGFIGIIVSVVGMKCTKVGDNNPSTKTRIAVTGGALFLLAGVCTLVSVSWYATQVSYQFFNPNTPPNARYEFGSALFVGWAAASLTVLGGSLLCCSCSKDDMRGQQYYRQSQPSTAREPNVKSTPPEKREQYL; encoded by the exons ATGGCCAACTCAGGTCTCCAGCTGTTGGGTTATTTTCTGGCGTTGGGTGGTTGGATCGGCATCATCTCTACCACTGCCTTGCCCCAGTGGAAGCAGTCGTCGTACGCCGGCGATGCCATCATCACGGCCGTGGGTCTGTACGAGGGGCTGTGGATGAGCTGTGCCTCGCAGAGTACAGGACAGGTGCAGTGCAAGATCTTTGACTCCATGCTCTCGCTGGACA TCCACATCCAGACATGTCGGGCCCTCATGGTAGTGTCAGTACTGCTGGGCTTTATCGGCATCATTGTCAGCGTGGTGGGCATGAAGTGCACTAAGGTGGGAGATAACAACCCATCCACCAAAACCCGCATCGCTGTGACTGGAGGAGCTCTCTTCCTGCTCGCAG GTGTATGCACACTGGTGTCTGTGTCCTGGTATGCCACTCAGGTGTCCTATCAGTTCTTCAACCCAAATACACCGCCCAACGCCAG GTATGAGTTTGGCTCGGCCCTGTTTGTGGGCTGGGCGGCGGCCAGTCTGACGGTCCTGGGTGGCTCCTTgctgtgctgctcctgctctAAAGATGACATGCGAGGGCAGCAATATTACCGTCAATCACAGCCTTCCACAGCCAGGGA ACCAAATGTTAAAAGTACCCCACCAGAGAAAAGGGAGCAGTACTTGTAG
- the p3h1 gene encoding prolyl 3-hydroxylase 1 produces the protein MMESRCALLIFCLVVPLCSSDSTRGSQVLEPYDFLFDTAVEAYYKGDWLSVILNMERALKNKATVRNVKAQCRLSCANQTAFGVPVPGSGSVEDLGFFQKILKRADCVNSCEMEKLGTPTMHQVSEEVQLEFNKRTPYNYLQVAYFKINKLDKAVAAANTFFLANPDHMEMRQNLEYYRMMAGVQEEDFKDLEARTHMAEFLLGKRYYSDDSFGLAAEHFEVAVDEYFTAYKECRALCEGSYNYDGYNYMEYSADLFQTMTDHYMQVLNCKQHCAVELASVPSGDKPFEDFLPSHFNYLQFSYYNSEKYEKAIECAKTFLLFHPDDEVMNQNLAYYSAVLGEDKAQTISARQEVKLYIQQSILEKELLYFGYEAFGITFVDPDTWTPEDVMPQKLRDKQKANRETAARITEEIGNLMKEIETLVEEKKKDSSDMTKIIAPQEDVPLLHDDVKVTMTSKQLNGSQRVLLDGVISDDECRELQRLSNAAALKGDGYRGQPSPHSASETFQGVTVLKAVKLGQEGKVPLKSARLFFDLSEKVRKMLESYFRLDTPLYFSYSHLVCRAAINEKQEDREDLSHPVHVDNCLLVSEMNECIKEPPAYTHRDYSAILYLNDDFEGGDFIFTELDAKTVTAEVRPQCGRVVGFGAGRENPHGVRAVTKGQRCAVALWFTLDPAHEEKERIQAQEMLKMFSTPVNEEFIKKEATDTSEPQQTTPEPPAQADQVKVDNKQDDKPAEQAPTDTQADRPADSPKDKAEAKAASKTTTGTKAKAAPKAKAKAGDQAKTKTASKVKPAAKKDGKQVDKKDAKPAAKKTVKAATKKDSKKAKADSTSVSNSQNGKEEL, from the exons ATGATGGAGAGCCGCTGTGCGCTGCTGATTTTCTGCCTTGTTGTCCCACTGTGCTCCTCGGACTCTACCCGGGGCAGCCAGGTCCTGGAGCCCTATGACTTCCTCTTCGACACGGCGGTGGAAGCCTACTATAAGGGGGACTGGCTGTCGGTTATCCTGAACATGGAGAGGGCACTCAAGAACAAGGCTACCGTCCGCAATGTGAAGGCTCAGTGCCGGCTGAGCTGCGCCAACCAGACCGCTTTCGGAGTACCCGTACCGGGGTCCGGATCTGTGGAGGACCTGGGCTTCTTCCAGAAGATCCTGAAACGGGCGGACTGCGTGAACTCTTGTGAAATGGAGAAGCTGGGTACACCAACCATGCACCAGGTCTCCGAAGAGGTGCAGCTGGAGTTCAACAAGAGGACCCCGTATAATTACTTACAAGTGGCGTATTTTAAG atcAATAAGCTGGACAAGGCGGTGGCAGCTGCCAACACGTTCTTCCTGGCCAACCCGGACCACATGGAGATGAGACAGAACCTGGAGTACTACAGGATGATGGCAGGAGTACAGGAGGAGGACTTCAAAGATCTGGAGGCCAGGACACATATG GCCGAGTTCCTGCTGGGGAAGAGGTACTACAGCGACGACTCCTTCGGCCTGGCGGCTGAACACTTCGAGGTGGCCGTAGACGAGTACTTCACCGCCTATAAGGAGTGCAGAGCGCTGTGCGAGGGATCCTACAACTACGATGGATACAACTACATGGAGTACAGTGCTGACCTGTTCCAGACCATGACAG accaCTACATGCAGGTGCTGAACTGTAAGCAGCACTGCGCAGTCGAGTTGGCCTCAGTTCCCAGCGGAGACAAGCCCTTTGAGGACTTCCTCCCCTCGCATTTCAACTACCTGCAGTTCTCCTACTACAACA gTGAGAAGTATGAGAAGGCCATAGAGTGTGCCAAGACCTTCCTGTTGTTCCACCCTGACGATGAGGTGATGAACCAGAACCTGGCTTATTATTCTGCCGTGCTGGGTGAAGACAAGGCACAAACCATATCAGCCAGACAG GAGGTGAAGCTGTACATTCAGCAGTCCATACTGGAAAAAGAGCTGCTCTACTTTGGATATGAAGCCTTTGGGATCACCTTTGTGGATCCA GACACATGGACGCCTGAAGATGTGATGCCTCAGAAACTGAGAGACAAGCAGAA AGCCAACAGAGAGACTGCAGCGAGGATCACAGAGGAAATAGGAAACCTAATGAAGGAGATTGAGACTCTGgttgaggagaagaagaaggattcTTCAGATATGACCAAGATTATAGCGCCGCAGGAAG ATGTCCCTCTGTTGCATGATGACGTCAAGGTGACGATGACGTCCAAGCAGCTGAACGGCTCTCAGCGGGTGCTGCTGGATGGGGTGATCAGTGATGACGAGTGCAGGGAGCTGCAGCGCCTCTCCAAT GCAGCTGCTCTGAAAGGTGATGGCTACAGGGGGCAGCCTTCCCCCCACTCTGCCAGTGAGACGTTCCAGGGAGTGACTGTCCTGAAGGCTGTGAAG CTGGGGCAGGAGGGGAAGGTTCCACTGAAGAGCGCTCGTCTGTTCTTCGACCTCAGCGAGAAGGTGAGGAAGATGCTGGAGTCGTACTTCCGTCTGGACACTCCGCTCTACTTCTCCTACTCCCACCTGGTCTGTCGCGCCGCCATCAATG AGAAGCAGGAGGACCGCGAGGACTTGAGTCACCCTGTTCACGTGGACAACTGCCTGCTGGTCTCTGAGATGAACGAGTGCATAAAGGAACctcctgcatacacacacagagactacag TGCCATCCTCTATCTTAATGATGACTTTGAAGGAGGAGACTTCATCTTCACTGAGTTGGATGCAAAAACAGTCACG GCTGAGGTGCGTCCACAGTGCGGCCGCGTGGTCGGGTTCGGAGCGGGGAGGGAAAACCCCCACGGTGTCAGAGCTGTCACCAAAGGTCAGAGGTGTGCTGTGGCGCTGTGGTTCACCCTGGACCCTGCTCACGAGGAAAAG GAGAGAATCCAAGCTCAGGAAATGCTGAAGATGTTCTCTACCCCTGTGAATGAAGAGTTCATCAAAAAGGAAGCGACTGACACCTCTGAGCCCCAACAGACAACACCGGAGCCTCCTGCGCAGGCTGACCAGGTAAAAGTAGACAACAAACAAGATGACAAACCAGCAGAACAGGCgccaacagacacacaggcagacagaccaGCCGACTCCCCAAAGGACAAAGCAGAGGCGAAAGCAgccagcaaaacaacaacaggcaCTAAAGCCAAAGCTGCTCCAAAAGCAAAGGCCAAAGCTGGAGACCAAGCAAAGACCAAGACGGCAAGCAAAGTCAAACCTGCGgcaaaaaaagatggaaaacaggTCGACAAAAAGGATGCAAAACCAGCCGCaaaaaagacagtaaaagcTGCCACCAAGAAGGACTCCAAAAAAGCTAAAGCTGACTCCACGTCAGTGTCAAACTCTCAGAACGGCAAGGAGGAGCTGTGA
- the c2h1orf50 gene encoding uncharacterized protein C1orf50 homolog, protein MERTVSLPNQPDKTTTVTLVESSTAPSGLELVSSYQTNRVGDPMDLVALASQVQKGDDFIKANACNKLTVIADQIRYLQEQARKVLEEAKRDADLHHAACNIVKKAGNMYYLYQRPSGQKYFSIISPKEWGPSCPHSFVGAFKLQHDMSWTPIDEVEKRDSEIAIMDKLLSQQTALPPFTGPNFKGLSD, encoded by the exons atggagaGGACGGTCAGCCTCCCCAATCAGCCCGACAAAACTACCACAG tgACTCTGGTAGAGAGCAGCACCGCCCCCAGCGGGCTGGAACTGGTCAGTTCCTACCAGACCAACAGAGTGGGGGACCCCATGGACCTGGTGGCCCTGGCATCGCAAGTACAGAAG GGAGATGATTTCATTAAAGCCAACGCTTGCAACAAACTGACAGTCATCGCTGACCAGATCAGATACCTCCAGGAACAGGCGAGAAAG gTTTTAGAAGAGGCTAAAAGAGACGCTGACCTCCACCATGCTGCCTGTAATATTGTGAAAAAAGCAGGCAACATGTATTACCTCTACCAACGGCCATCTGGACAGAAATACTTCTCCATCATCTCTCCTAAG GAATGGGGTCCAAGTTGCCCTCACTCTTTTGTCGGCGCATTCAAACTTCAACACGACATGTCCTGGACCCCCATCGATGAGGTGGAGAAGAGAGACTCAGAGATCGCCATCATGGACAAACTTCTCAGCCAGCAGACTGCCTTACCACCTTTCACAGGACCCAACTTCAAGGGCCTCTCTGACTGA